A stretch of Anaeromyxobacter dehalogenans 2CP-1 DNA encodes these proteins:
- a CDS encoding site-2 protease family protein, with the protein MDELVLRPRPRSRFPAANLALFLATLATTLWAGFTLSPLAPLGPTLGRVLEGGLPFAGALVAILFTHEMGHYVLARRHRVDTTLPYFIPVPFGAGTLGAVIRIRSALPSRQATLEIGAAGPIAGFLVAVPLLVWGLAHSEVHQVAAGVAGSTVASPLDALRAWMDGRELFGPDTGVRVYGDSLVTWAAQRLVWGTLPAGHEVFVHPVGFAAWLGLLVTSLNLVPMGQLDGGHVLYALLGRRGARAGSEVVSAGLLVAGLTLSWNWLFWWLLTRFLIGARHPPPLRDEPLSPGRRVLAVATLLLFVVTFVPVPISL; encoded by the coding sequence ATGGACGAGCTCGTGCTCCGACCGCGGCCGCGGAGCCGCTTCCCCGCGGCCAACCTGGCGCTGTTCCTCGCCACCCTGGCCACCACGCTGTGGGCCGGCTTCACCCTCTCGCCGCTCGCGCCGCTTGGCCCGACGCTCGGGCGCGTGCTCGAGGGCGGGCTGCCGTTCGCGGGCGCGCTCGTGGCGATCCTCTTCACCCACGAGATGGGCCACTACGTGCTGGCGCGCCGGCACCGGGTGGACACGACGCTGCCCTACTTCATCCCGGTGCCGTTCGGCGCCGGCACGCTCGGCGCGGTGATCCGCATCCGCTCGGCGCTCCCCTCGCGCCAGGCCACGCTGGAGATCGGCGCGGCCGGCCCCATCGCCGGGTTCCTGGTGGCGGTGCCGCTGCTGGTGTGGGGGCTCGCGCACTCCGAGGTCCACCAGGTGGCCGCCGGCGTGGCGGGCTCGACGGTGGCCTCGCCGCTCGACGCGCTCCGCGCCTGGATGGACGGCCGCGAGCTGTTCGGCCCCGACACCGGCGTGCGCGTCTACGGCGACAGCCTGGTGACCTGGGCCGCGCAGCGGCTGGTGTGGGGGACGCTGCCCGCCGGCCACGAGGTGTTCGTGCACCCGGTGGGCTTCGCCGCCTGGCTCGGCCTGCTCGTCACCAGCCTCAACCTCGTGCCCATGGGCCAGCTCGACGGCGGCCACGTGCTCTACGCGCTGCTCGGCCGGCGCGGCGCGCGCGCGGGCTCCGAGGTGGTGTCGGCGGGGCTGCTCGTCGCGGGCCTGACGCTGTCCTGGAACTGGCTGTTCTGGTGGCTGCTGACCCGGTTCCTCATCGGCGCGCGCCACCCGCCCCCGCTCCGCGACGAGCCGCTGTCGCCCGGACGGCGCGTCCTGGCGGTCGCGACGCTGCTCCTGTTCGTCGTCACCTTCGTCC